A single region of the Gracilibacillus caseinilyticus genome encodes:
- a CDS encoding CD3324 family protein, whose translation MRTKAQELLPDELLQAIQVYIQGETLYIPMKDQRHKWGSRSGNRAYYEQRNKQIRMDFTRGKSLMHLSECYCLSVETIKKIVYKKM comes from the coding sequence ATGAGAACAAAAGCGCAGGAACTGTTACCTGATGAATTATTACAAGCAATACAGGTATATATTCAAGGAGAAACATTATATATTCCTATGAAAGATCAACGACACAAATGGGGATCACGTTCAGGAAACCGTGCCTATTATGAACAGCGAAATAAACAAATTCGAATGGACTTTACGCGTGGAAAATCCTTGATGCATTTATCGGAATGCTATTGCTTATCAGTAGAGACCATTAAAAAAATTGTATATAAAAAAATGTAA
- a CDS encoding DUF4956 domain-containing protein, which produces MIFTTATATATSATTSTTTNFSDIFKSSFLENTASFSIVDLLLGMGISFLVGLFIYFVYKKTFKGVIYSHSFNISLVVMTMATSLVIMGISQNVLLSLGMVGALSIVRFRTPIKDPMDLVFLFWSVIAGILSGAGFILLAVIGSVLIGVVIALFSNKIKVENPYLLVVKFNQNAVGKTVEQVIGSHVKKYVLKSKSVMQDNEVEVTYEIRVKENDSEITSSISEINGVRSAVMLSYDGNFTA; this is translated from the coding sequence ATGATTTTCACAACAGCAACAGCAACTGCAACATCAGCCACTACATCTACAACAACGAATTTTTCCGATATATTTAAATCGAGCTTTTTAGAAAACACGGCATCCTTTTCGATCGTCGATTTGTTACTGGGAATGGGTATTTCCTTCTTAGTCGGATTGTTTATTTACTTCGTCTATAAGAAAACATTTAAGGGTGTCATTTATTCGCACTCATTCAACATTTCATTAGTAGTCATGACGATGGCAACTTCTCTGGTAATCATGGGAATCAGCCAGAACGTACTATTATCACTAGGTATGGTCGGTGCATTGTCTATCGTTCGTTTCCGTACACCGATTAAAGACCCGATGGATTTAGTATTTTTATTCTGGTCCGTTATTGCCGGTATTCTAAGCGGCGCAGGATTCATTTTGTTGGCAGTTATTGGCTCCGTGTTAATTGGTGTGGTTATCGCACTATTCTCTAATAAAATCAAAGTAGAAAATCCGTATTTATTAGTAGTCAAGTTCAATCAGAATGCAGTAGGAAAAACAGTAGAGCAAGTAATTGGAAGTCATGTTAAGAAATATGTACTTAAATCTAAATCTGTTATGCAAGACAATGAAGTGGAAGTAACATACGAGATTCGTGTGAAAGAAAATGATTCAGAGATTACATCTAGTATTTCTGAGATAAATGGGGTTCGTTCAGCTGTAATGCTAAGCTATGATGGCAATTTCACAGCATAA
- a CDS encoding HAMP domain-containing sensor histidine kinase: protein MFTKHKKVSLQRYWTTRYLVTLVIGLAVIAIISAMWIRHTTLDNRLNIMEFMAEETASRIANMSDSGTLPPEFEMHRLLDDPGRFMNIESNPTIYVTDNDGGIENSNLPPNSNGQTISQSIIDDEETIQLISSDSEDLGDVYIVKKPIERDESQIGWVIYVETKSNLSQVNQEYGQLTIMIISLLLLGWGAIYFLSGRLSKPIKEVAKAAKQVENGNYQVHFSNQAKEEEIADLIQSFQEMTQKLEHLEALRTELLAGVSHELKTPVTSISGLLRAIDDGVVDEQEAKEFLKMSIKETDKMKTMVEDLLAFNKFAANAVPVTLETYLINDIVKDALDLWTKTQKSESLTVETEWLADDWMVEADPVRVQQILTNLLNNASQAMVATGTIKVKLHIEENKVLIDVTDSGVGIQSEEQSYIFERFYRGTNKKFKVGGLGLGLPFSKMIANVLNGDLQLVESNNTSTTFRMILPVSKQDPAN, encoded by the coding sequence GTGTTTACCAAACATAAGAAAGTATCACTTCAGCGTTACTGGACAACACGTTACCTGGTCACACTTGTGATTGGTCTTGCTGTTATTGCGATTATTTCGGCGATGTGGATTCGTCATACAACATTAGATAACCGGTTAAATATAATGGAATTTATGGCAGAAGAAACAGCAAGCCGAATTGCGAATATGAGCGATAGTGGCACGCTGCCTCCGGAATTTGAAATGCATCGTCTGCTCGATGATCCTGGTCGATTTATGAACATTGAGAGTAACCCTACTATATACGTAACAGATAATGATGGTGGGATTGAAAACAGCAATTTACCACCAAACTCCAACGGTCAGACGATTAGTCAGTCCATCATAGATGATGAAGAAACGATTCAGCTGATTTCTTCTGATAGTGAAGATCTTGGCGATGTATATATTGTAAAAAAACCAATTGAGAGAGATGAATCACAGATTGGCTGGGTCATTTACGTGGAGACAAAATCGAATTTGTCACAAGTAAATCAGGAATACGGTCAATTAACCATTATGATTATCAGCCTGTTATTATTGGGCTGGGGGGCTATCTATTTCTTGTCAGGCAGATTATCCAAACCGATCAAAGAAGTGGCAAAAGCTGCAAAACAGGTTGAAAATGGCAATTATCAAGTACATTTTTCTAATCAGGCAAAAGAAGAAGAAATAGCTGACCTGATTCAATCATTCCAAGAAATGACCCAGAAGCTAGAGCATTTAGAAGCACTTCGAACAGAATTATTAGCTGGTGTATCGCATGAATTAAAAACGCCGGTTACGTCGATAAGTGGTTTGCTGCGGGCAATTGATGATGGGGTAGTGGATGAGCAAGAAGCGAAAGAGTTTTTGAAAATGTCAATTAAAGAAACGGATAAAATGAAAACAATGGTAGAGGATTTGCTGGCATTTAATAAATTCGCTGCTAATGCTGTACCAGTAACATTGGAAACGTATTTAATCAATGATATAGTGAAAGATGCATTGGATTTGTGGACGAAGACGCAAAAGTCAGAGAGTCTTACAGTTGAAACAGAATGGTTGGCAGATGATTGGATGGTGGAAGCTGATCCGGTCCGTGTGCAACAGATTTTAACTAACTTATTGAATAATGCATCACAAGCGATGGTGGCAACAGGAACTATTAAAGTGAAGCTTCATATTGAGGAGAATAAAGTGCTGATCGATGTAACAGATAGTGGTGTAGGTATTCAAAGTGAAGAACAGTCCTATATATTTGAGCGATTCTATAGAGGTACTAACAAAAAATTTAAAGTCGGTGGATTGGGACTTGGATTACCTTTTAGTAAAATGATCGCAAACGTATTGAATGGTGATCTGCAGCTTGTTGAGAGTAATAATACAAGTACAACGTTTCGAATGATATTACCGGTTTCAAAGCAGGACCCAGCTAATTAA
- a CDS encoding reverse transcriptase-like protein — protein MQVTMEWTYRTPKGTKASFYSEQLHAKEALMVAADMEKWQRIESLMFVDYRGNRWSEKQLLAYTEEIVTEPHDITVFFDGGFELAQYKAGLGCVVYYHQNGKAYRQRFSKFLEEINTNNEAEYASLYQCLELLEELGVHDLPVTFKGDSKVVIHQLAGEWPCMEETLNRWADKIEWKLNQMGIDPVYQSIPRKENNEAHKLAAKALDGVETNSTIEV, from the coding sequence ATGCAAGTAACAATGGAATGGACATACAGGACACCAAAAGGCACGAAAGCAAGCTTTTATTCGGAACAGCTTCATGCAAAAGAGGCGTTAATGGTTGCGGCAGATATGGAGAAATGGCAACGAATAGAGTCGCTCATGTTTGTTGATTATCGAGGGAATCGTTGGAGTGAGAAACAATTACTTGCCTATACAGAAGAAATTGTGACCGAACCTCATGATATTACGGTCTTTTTCGATGGAGGATTTGAACTTGCTCAGTATAAAGCAGGATTAGGTTGTGTGGTATATTATCACCAGAATGGCAAAGCGTATCGCCAGCGTTTCAGCAAGTTCCTAGAGGAAATCAATACAAACAACGAAGCAGAATACGCTTCCTTATACCAATGTCTTGAACTGCTGGAGGAGTTAGGTGTACATGATTTGCCTGTCACGTTTAAAGGGGATTCAAAGGTAGTTATCCATCAGCTGGCAGGCGAATGGCCTTGTATGGAAGAAACGCTGAATCGCTGGGCGGACAAAATTGAATGGAAACTTAACCAAATGGGGATCGATCCAGTCTATCAAAGTATTCCTCGAAAAGAGAATAATGAAGCACACAAGTTAGCTGCAAAAGCTTTAGATGGTGTCGAGACCAATAGTACAATCGAAGTGTAA
- a CDS encoding TetR/AcrR family transcriptional regulator, which produces MVDNRKEIQRARMWRYFLDAATEVIEEDGIDHFTIRKIANKAGFTSSTAYNYFKDLSHLKFFAAMRFMSDYLEELPTYLDKGNNTVEKWLFSWECFCKHSFAQPKIYSVIFMDNLGSIPEELLEHYYQIYQNDLIGLQDEVKDIIMEHNFAKRSALFIQPAVEEKFIEEDDIEMISDMTLLIWKGMMNTIINKRRNYSQEEAMQMTLYYVYESVMKVIKPEKRNEINVSYSKIDT; this is translated from the coding sequence ATGGTTGACAATCGGAAAGAAATCCAACGTGCTCGTATGTGGCGTTATTTCTTAGATGCTGCAACAGAAGTAATTGAAGAAGACGGAATTGACCATTTCACGATTCGGAAAATTGCTAATAAGGCCGGTTTTACTAGTTCAACTGCTTACAATTATTTTAAAGACTTATCACATTTAAAGTTTTTTGCTGCAATGCGATTCATGTCTGATTATTTAGAAGAACTTCCAACCTATTTAGACAAAGGCAATAATACGGTAGAGAAGTGGCTGTTTAGTTGGGAATGTTTCTGTAAGCATTCATTTGCTCAACCAAAAATTTACTCCGTAATCTTTATGGATAATTTAGGTTCTATACCAGAGGAATTATTAGAGCATTATTATCAAATTTATCAAAATGATTTGATTGGCTTGCAAGATGAAGTGAAAGATATCATCATGGAGCATAATTTTGCTAAGCGGAGTGCACTTTTTATTCAGCCAGCAGTGGAAGAGAAATTTATTGAAGAGGACGATATTGAAATGATTTCAGATATGACTTTATTAATTTGGAAAGGTATGATGAATACTATTATTAATAAACGTCGAAATTATTCTCAAGAAGAAGCAATGCAAATGACACTGTACTACGTCTATGAAAGTGTTATGAAAGTGATAAAACCAGAGAAGCGCAACGAAATCAATGTGTCCTATAGCAAAATTGATACATGA
- a CDS encoding carbohydrate-binding domain-containing protein: MGINKRKLVFPLILTLVFVIAGCSNESNKTEIVESAETTVDYDTEDVYADWSESDATFIEFSDQSAFVEDDNSGVVVSDNTVNIHTSGTYVLEGDASDSQLIVDAEDQGTVRIILNGVSLTSTTTAPIFVKQADKTVFSVEDGTENTLTDASEYVYEDEDSDEPKAAIYSKDDLTINGTGQLTVNGNFNDGITGNDDLKVIGAAIHITAVDDGIVGRDLFAMKDASITVDAGGDGVKSSNDEGADKANIVLESGKLTVDAEGDGIASENTVTVLDGEYNIVAGGGSPETIEATEEFGGGMGGQGGMQGQMPSGEGVTGETLTPPEGAQEGEVPQFEEGQAPSDNGQVAPPEQATNTESQQSGDSQTQTQDSAQQTPEQAQNTEEQQQGTNAESTESTESEEDIPSTKGIKAVNSVMIAGGTISIDSNDDALHSDKELTIINGDISINTGDDAVHADESLAINGGNVQVDKSYEGIESQDIIISDGTIHLTTADDGFNVNGGTDEMGMFGKNQGQTTEQTTDTEQTDETEEEGQLLIEGGYIYVNADGDGLDSNTSATMTGGTVLVYGPTNSGNGALDYNSAFTVEGGTLIATGSSGMAQGVSEDSPQNSILMTFPEMLEANTTVYVTDSNGDVVTAVTPEKQFQTVVISSPDLKQDEAYTIYTGGELTGDVTDGYAEEATAEGGTKIVEFTLNSAMMYLNESGETEQTGEMFGPGGGQGQGQGKEWGQNQNGTQGTQQQQEQSESTQ; this comes from the coding sequence ATGGGTATCAATAAAAGAAAACTTGTATTTCCATTGATCCTGACACTCGTATTCGTTATTGCTGGATGCAGTAACGAATCGAATAAAACAGAAATTGTAGAATCGGCCGAAACGACGGTTGATTATGATACAGAAGACGTATATGCAGATTGGTCTGAATCAGATGCTACATTCATTGAATTCAGTGATCAAAGTGCATTTGTTGAGGATGACAATAGTGGTGTTGTGGTGAGTGACAACACCGTCAACATCCATACTAGTGGAACTTATGTATTAGAAGGGGATGCTAGTGACAGTCAGTTGATTGTGGATGCGGAGGATCAAGGGACAGTAAGAATTATATTGAACGGTGTGTCCTTAACATCGACAACGACTGCGCCAATTTTTGTGAAACAAGCAGACAAAACAGTGTTTTCTGTTGAAGACGGAACAGAGAACACGTTAACGGACGCATCCGAATATGTGTATGAAGATGAGGATTCAGATGAGCCTAAGGCAGCGATCTACAGTAAGGATGACCTAACCATTAATGGTACAGGTCAACTAACGGTAAATGGTAATTTTAATGATGGTATCACCGGTAATGATGATCTCAAAGTGATTGGAGCAGCGATCCATATTACAGCTGTCGATGATGGTATTGTAGGTAGAGATCTCTTTGCGATGAAAGACGCGTCAATTACAGTGGATGCTGGCGGTGATGGTGTGAAGTCATCGAATGATGAAGGTGCAGACAAAGCAAACATCGTATTAGAAAGTGGTAAACTAACTGTCGATGCAGAGGGAGATGGTATAGCTTCTGAAAATACCGTAACTGTATTAGATGGTGAATATAATATTGTCGCTGGTGGAGGAAGTCCAGAAACGATTGAAGCGACTGAAGAATTTGGCGGTGGAATGGGTGGCCAAGGCGGTATGCAAGGCCAAATGCCAAGTGGTGAAGGAGTTACAGGAGAAACACTAACACCTCCGGAAGGTGCTCAAGAAGGTGAGGTGCCGCAGTTTGAAGAAGGACAAGCACCATCTGATAACGGCCAAGTGGCACCACCTGAGCAAGCAACAAATACTGAATCACAACAAAGTGGAGATTCACAGACACAGACGCAGGATTCCGCACAACAAACGCCAGAACAAGCTCAGAATACCGAAGAACAACAACAAGGAACCAATGCGGAAAGTACAGAAAGCACAGAATCTGAAGAAGACATACCGAGTACAAAAGGGATAAAAGCTGTCAATAGCGTAATGATTGCTGGTGGTACGATTTCGATTGATTCGAATGATGATGCCCTTCACAGTGATAAAGAGTTGACCATTATTAATGGAGATATCTCAATCAATACAGGTGATGATGCAGTGCATGCGGATGAATCATTAGCTATTAATGGCGGAAATGTCCAAGTTGACAAAAGTTATGAAGGTATTGAATCGCAGGATATTATCATTTCAGATGGTACCATTCATCTGACAACAGCCGATGATGGCTTTAATGTAAATGGTGGAACAGATGAAATGGGTATGTTTGGAAAAAATCAAGGTCAAACTACAGAGCAGACCACGGATACCGAGCAAACCGATGAAACAGAGGAAGAAGGACAATTATTGATTGAAGGTGGCTACATTTATGTCAATGCAGATGGAGATGGTCTTGATTCCAACACTTCTGCAACAATGACGGGCGGTACCGTACTCGTTTATGGTCCGACAAATTCTGGTAATGGTGCATTAGATTATAACTCTGCCTTTACAGTAGAAGGTGGAACGCTAATTGCAACAGGAAGCAGTGGTATGGCTCAAGGTGTGTCAGAAGACTCTCCACAGAACAGCATCTTAATGACATTCCCTGAAATGTTGGAAGCCAATACAACGGTATATGTGACAGACAGTAATGGTGATGTTGTCACAGCGGTCACTCCTGAAAAACAGTTCCAAACAGTAGTGATCAGTTCACCAGACCTCAAGCAAGATGAAGCTTATACCATCTATACCGGTGGGGAGTTAACAGGTGACGTAACAGATGGTTATGCGGAAGAGGCAACGGCTGAAGGTGGAACCAAAATCGTTGAATTCACCTTAAACAGTGCGATGATGTATTTAAATGAATCTGGTGAAACAGAACAGACTGGTGAAATGTTTGGACCTGGAGGTGGACAAGGTCAGGGTCAAGGCAAAGAATGGGGACAAAATCAGAATGGAACACAAGGAACACAGCAACAGCAGGAACAGAGTGAATCGACACAATAA
- a CDS encoding polyphosphate polymerase domain-containing protein, whose protein sequence is MPIHTSFNPMGRQELKHAIAVAEYQVLRLKLTHFMRRDPNAGADGKYMIRSTYFDNFDNKVLNEKKEGYLNRDKYRIRIYGKSDHIVNLERKSKRNNLTYKSKCEISRQEYEKMCKGEIAWMEEDERPLIRDLYFEMHYRQLKPMSVVDYIREPYIYPFGNVRVTFDLKVQTSMHNTNMFRTDLPMVDVLEPDTVILEVKYDEYLPDVIKHLLQLSDTRQEAYSKYQLSRMYS, encoded by the coding sequence ATGCCAATTCATACATCATTTAATCCGATGGGAAGACAAGAATTAAAGCATGCTATAGCGGTGGCAGAATACCAAGTACTAAGATTGAAATTAACACATTTCATGAGGAGAGATCCGAATGCTGGAGCAGACGGAAAATATATGATTCGCTCCACTTATTTCGATAATTTTGATAATAAAGTATTAAATGAGAAAAAAGAGGGCTATTTAAATCGAGATAAATACCGTATAAGAATTTATGGGAAAAGCGATCATATTGTCAATTTAGAAAGAAAGAGTAAGAGAAACAATCTTACGTATAAATCCAAATGTGAAATTAGCAGACAAGAATATGAAAAAATGTGTAAAGGTGAAATTGCTTGGATGGAGGAAGATGAAAGACCTTTAATCCGGGACTTATATTTCGAAATGCACTATCGTCAGCTGAAACCAATGTCGGTGGTCGACTATATCAGAGAACCTTATATTTATCCTTTCGGTAATGTGCGCGTGACCTTTGATTTAAAGGTACAGACAAGCATGCACAATACGAACATGTTCCGAACTGATTTACCAATGGTCGATGTATTAGAACCTGACACAGTCATTTTAGAGGTGAAATATGATGAATATTTACCTGATGTCATTAAACATTTGCTTCAATTGTCAGATACAAGACAAGAAGCATATTCCAAATATCAATTAAGCAGAATGTATAGCTAA
- a CDS encoding response regulator transcription factor produces MSKILIVEDELAISKVLNAYLQKVDFQTKIVMDGSVAMDEFDSWRPDLVLLDVMLPGKDGWQILNEIREISKCPVIMLTALGDVNYRLDGLNGGADDYIAKPFIGDEVIARVKAVLRRTDGETSSIKKFGHLHIDHEAHRILLHDKEVELTPRDLALFLFLSGNPNKTFTRDQLIEQVWGWDYEGSDRAVDLSIKRIRKLLQDWSTAEGEIKTLRGVGYQFSVYQT; encoded by the coding sequence ATGAGTAAAATTCTAATTGTCGAAGATGAACTAGCGATAAGTAAAGTGCTCAATGCTTATTTGCAGAAGGTTGATTTTCAAACAAAAATAGTAATGGATGGCTCAGTAGCAATGGATGAATTTGATAGTTGGCGGCCAGATTTAGTGCTTCTCGATGTGATGCTTCCTGGTAAGGATGGCTGGCAAATATTAAACGAAATCAGGGAAATTAGCAAATGCCCTGTCATCATGTTAACAGCACTTGGTGATGTCAATTACCGATTAGACGGTCTGAACGGAGGGGCTGATGACTATATTGCCAAGCCGTTTATCGGCGATGAAGTCATTGCCAGAGTGAAAGCTGTATTACGACGGACAGATGGTGAAACATCTTCTATTAAAAAATTCGGTCATTTGCATATCGATCATGAAGCACACCGAATTTTACTTCATGACAAGGAAGTGGAGTTGACACCACGGGATCTTGCCTTATTTTTATTTTTATCTGGAAATCCGAACAAAACCTTTACACGAGATCAATTGATTGAACAAGTATGGGGATGGGATTATGAAGGCAGTGATCGTGCCGTCGATTTGTCGATCAAACGAATTAGGAAATTGTTACAGGATTGGTCAACAGCAGAAGGAGAAATCAAAACATTAAGAGGGGTAGGTTATCAATTCAGTGTTTACCAAACATAA
- a CDS encoding LysE family transporter → MNNLSLFFSYLLLGVSLAAPIGPVNAAQFNQGIKNGFLHAWILGIGSILAELCFIIAIYFGMVHLLETPFAKTFLWLFGSFVLLYTGLESIMSSHQLDGQAERHSLRKTFTTGFLLSISNPLSILFWLGIYGSVLADTMEKYQTEQILWCSTAIVIGIMSWDLLMAIVSSGSRKVLPGKTLTLISIVTGLSLIGFGIYFGYQALIVIF, encoded by the coding sequence GTGAACAATTTGAGCCTTTTTTTCAGTTATTTATTGTTAGGTGTATCCTTAGCAGCTCCAATTGGTCCGGTTAATGCGGCACAGTTTAATCAAGGCATAAAAAATGGATTTCTGCATGCCTGGATACTAGGAATCGGATCTATTCTAGCCGAATTATGCTTTATTATTGCCATCTATTTCGGTATGGTTCATTTACTTGAAACCCCATTTGCAAAAACCTTTCTTTGGTTATTTGGTTCCTTTGTTTTATTATACACGGGGCTCGAGAGTATCATGTCCTCTCATCAATTAGATGGACAAGCGGAAAGACATTCCTTGCGGAAAACATTTACCACAGGTTTCCTCTTATCGATTAGTAATCCTTTATCGATTTTGTTTTGGCTCGGTATATACGGTTCAGTACTTGCCGATACGATGGAAAAATACCAGACAGAGCAAATATTGTGGTGCAGCACTGCTATCGTCATTGGTATTATGTCGTGGGATCTCCTGATGGCGATTGTCTCCAGCGGTTCACGTAAAGTACTGCCGGGAAAAACGTTGACCCTTATCTCCATTGTAACAGGATTATCCCTGATAGGATTCGGTATTTATTTTGGTTATCAAGCACTCATCGTTATATTTTAG
- a CDS encoding FusB/FusC family EF-G-binding protein — protein sequence MESFLYPDQYHHIEQQLYRSVSAHAISIDQDVIQAVQEMAQEEIERTVRLASPEQKQLLANLSAIQDQEDMQRFLQQLKQHVIPFPLVSDKQLEKAFPKIKKLHTPDIDQLDRKEMVYWRWVDKGSGKTCMLIPKEGKFTGIEGYQELSQQKGVCSICNGLEEVSLFTVKKKGQMRGMYSKKGNYICKDPDICNKNITNIEYLYAFVDKLNA from the coding sequence TTGGAAAGTTTTCTATATCCAGATCAATATCATCATATCGAACAACAACTCTATCGATCTGTATCTGCTCATGCGATCTCGATTGATCAAGATGTGATCCAGGCCGTTCAGGAGATGGCGCAAGAAGAAATAGAGCGCACGGTTCGATTGGCGTCACCAGAACAAAAACAACTTCTCGCAAACTTATCTGCTATTCAAGATCAAGAAGATATGCAACGTTTTTTACAGCAATTGAAGCAACATGTGATTCCATTTCCTCTTGTTAGTGACAAGCAACTGGAAAAAGCATTCCCTAAAATAAAGAAACTGCACACTCCAGATATCGATCAGCTTGACCGTAAGGAAATGGTATATTGGCGTTGGGTAGATAAAGGATCAGGAAAGACTTGCATGCTGATACCAAAGGAAGGGAAATTTACCGGTATCGAAGGATATCAGGAATTATCACAGCAAAAGGGTGTCTGCTCGATTTGTAACGGCCTCGAGGAAGTATCCTTATTTACCGTCAAGAAGAAAGGACAAATGCGTGGAATGTATTCTAAAAAAGGAAATTACATTTGTAAGGACCCTGACATATGTAACAAAAATATAACCAATATAGAATACTTATATGCATTTGTAGACAAACTAAACGCTTGA
- a CDS encoding ABC transporter ATP-binding protein: MIQLNRIHKVYDDGFQALKDINLTFEEGKINVLIGPSGCGKTTTMKLLNRLTDYTDGQILIDGKDIKQINPIELRRQMGYVIQNIGLFPHMTIYDNVATVPKLLKWDKQKIKQKVDDLLRMVNLEPEVYRDRYPAELSGGQQQRIGVIRALAAEPSTILMDEPFSALDPISREQLQEELVRLQKEINKTIIFVTHDMDEAIKIADQIIIMKSGHVVQKGSPQEILSNPANDFVEEFIGAERLGSALPSIEQLMTKQYFTVNQTDSLKEAIDQMMKQYLTEVAVINEDQQYVGMLGLFSAINQQDKTINELLDSNRQSIVDRTGSEQLIADNLFEKYETLAVVSKDNKLIGVIEREQLLHTLQSFYQLKCGGQ, translated from the coding sequence GTGATACAACTAAATCGAATTCATAAAGTTTATGATGATGGGTTTCAAGCTTTAAAAGACATTAACCTGACTTTTGAAGAGGGAAAAATCAACGTATTGATCGGCCCAAGCGGTTGTGGAAAAACTACGACAATGAAATTATTAAATCGGCTGACAGATTACACGGATGGTCAAATATTAATAGATGGAAAGGATATTAAGCAAATTAATCCGATAGAACTGCGCCGTCAAATGGGCTATGTCATTCAAAACATTGGCTTATTTCCGCATATGACGATCTATGACAATGTGGCAACAGTGCCAAAGCTTTTAAAATGGGATAAGCAAAAGATCAAGCAAAAAGTCGATGATTTACTAAGGATGGTTAATTTAGAACCTGAAGTTTATCGTGATCGTTATCCTGCAGAGTTAAGTGGTGGACAGCAACAACGTATTGGTGTTATTAGAGCGTTAGCTGCAGAACCTTCCACGATTCTAATGGATGAGCCATTTAGTGCATTAGATCCAATCAGTCGTGAACAATTACAAGAAGAATTAGTTCGTTTGCAAAAAGAAATTAATAAAACAATCATTTTTGTTACACACGATATGGATGAAGCGATTAAGATAGCTGATCAAATTATTATAATGAAAAGCGGACATGTCGTACAAAAGGGATCACCACAAGAAATTTTGTCGAATCCTGCTAATGATTTCGTAGAAGAATTTATTGGTGCAGAACGACTGGGAAGTGCGTTACCTTCTATTGAACAGTTAATGACCAAACAGTATTTTACCGTTAATCAAACGGATTCATTAAAGGAAGCGATCGATCAAATGATGAAGCAGTATTTGACAGAAGTTGCTGTTATTAATGAAGACCAGCAATATGTTGGGATGCTCGGTCTATTTTCTGCAATCAATCAGCAGGATAAAACGATTAACGAACTGCTTGATTCTAATCGCCAATCAATTGTTGATAGAACGGGTAGTGAACAACTGATCGCGGATAACCTTTTTGAAAAATATGAGACATTAGCTGTTGTTTCAAAAGACAATAAATTGATAGGCGTTATCGAACGTGAGCAATTGCTACACACATTACAAAGCTTCTATCAATTGAAGTGTGGTGGACAATAG